One Aquarana catesbeiana isolate 2022-GZ linkage group LG04, ASM4218655v1, whole genome shotgun sequence genomic region harbors:
- the LOC141141174 gene encoding serine/threonine-protein kinase SBK1-like has product MEPAFTTVYVKDISDHFQYIKRLGKGTFGKVLLVQDKATGNPVAMKAVKKDKTKLTAFLKELSYSIVLSNHHGIIATHPIFIDTPNYYIMTQELATAGTLHQLIEHEVEIPEITAKRCAAQLARALDYMHSRRLVHRDLKPDNILLMDKECHSVKLCDFGLSRPIGSIVTSVSHIIPSLSPEQCAMKSDEYMVVTTSIDSWAFAVLIYVALMGDNPWEAAVEEDELYQAFHCWQKSGNNISPPARWKKLTKEALNMFNKLLSEDPDSRSSVVSITCYLRYAWRIEEFSEEEMTEDESTEDESTEDEEEDMEESDLFTMQAQEST; this is encoded by the exons ATGGAACCTGCTTTTACAACAGTGTACGTTAAGGATATCTCTGATCACTTTCAGTACATCAAGAGACTGGGCAAAGGCACTTTTGGTAAAGTCCTACTCGTTCAGGACAAGGCCACAG GTAACCCAGTGGCCATGAAAGCGGTGAAAAAAGACAAGACCAAGTTGACAGCCTTCTTAAAGGAACTATCCTATTCCATCGTTCTATCCAACCACCATGGCATCATAGCCACCCACCCAATCTTCATAGACACCCCGAACTATTACATTATGACCCAGGAGCTGGCTACAGCTGGGACCCTACATCAACTCATTGAGCATGAG GTAGAAATTCCAGAAATAACGGCGAAACGCTGTGCAGCACAGTTGGCTAGGGCTCTGGATTACATGCATAGCCGAAGATTGGTGCACCGAGACCTTAAGCCGGACAACATCTTGCTTATGGACAAGGAATGCCACAGTGTCAAATTGTGTGACTTTGGACTATCTCGGCCTATTGGCAGTATTGTGACTTCCGTGTCACACATCATCCCATCTCTGTCCCCAGAGCAGTGTGCGATGAAAAGCGATGAGTATATGGTTGTGACAACAAGCATAGATTCCTGGGCCTTTGCAGTTCTTATTTATGTTGCTCTAATGGGAGACAATCCCTGGGAAGCTGCTGTGGAGGAGGATGAGCTGTACCAGGCCTTCCACTGCTGGCAGAAAAGTGGCAACAACATTTCTCCACCAGCTCGATGGAAAAAGTTGACAAAAGAGGCACTGAACATGTTCAACAAATTGCTTTCTGAGGACCCTGACTCTCGATCCTCTGTTGTTTCCATCACATGTTATCTTCGTTATGCTTGGAGAATTGAAGAATTCTCAGAGGAGGAAATGACAGAGGATGAATCCACAGAGGATGAATCcacagaggatgaggaagaagacatggaagagtctgatctttttacAATGCAGGCCCAGGAATCTACATGA